In Anopheles gambiae chromosome 2, idAnoGambNW_F1_1, whole genome shotgun sequence, a single window of DNA contains:
- the LOC4576194 gene encoding uncharacterized protein LOC4576194 — MKWSTSLLGLLSFIAVVVNGAENPRIIIVGAGAAGVAAASRLYQRGFRNITILEASQRIGGRIRTTPFGPGIVELGAQWCHGEVGNVVYQLASVYPGLLKSSIIADEDAVLIRSSGARVPEAVADRLQTMAEGIIESDQRDSFAGSLGDFFTQKYWQTLATPAYKDISRDLAEQFLVYYHNYERGYTAYDSWFEVAASETDSYVEPAGNQDIAWNGKKGFSAILDIVSGNYPGTTNTSLTPVPINSLVKYGKFVSNIQWKGSSDGDVIVKAQDGTTYEADNVIVTVSLGVLKENSATMFSPALPTVNQQAITGLYFGTVNKIFVLFDAPIPEDFPNTVHLLWYKSDLTALRQSPHAWAEAISTFFRIDNQPNVLMAWMNGAEGRRAEYLLNAPIRDGVLHLLKIFGKGLKFGNVTGILRSKWSSDRLFRGSYSSRSITTENLNTGARALGTPVRNAANEPVLLFAGEATNPVHYSTVHGAIDSGFREANRLIRYYS, encoded by the exons ATGAAGTGGTCTACGTCGTTGCTGGGATTACTGTCCTTCATTGCCGTTGTGGTAAATGGAGCGGAAAATCCTCGCATAATCAttgttggtgctggtgctgccggTGTTGCCGCCGCTAGCCGCCTCTATCAACGTGGCTTCCGTAATATTACCATTCTGGAAGCATCGCAACGAATTGGGGGACGCATTCGCACCACTCCGTTCGGTCCTGGTATTGTGGAGTTGGGTGCCCAATGGTGCCACGGTGAGGTCGGCAATGTAGTGTACCAGTTGGCATCGGTATATCCGGGACTGCTCAAGTCATCCATCATTGCGGATGAAGATGCCGTTCTGATCCGTTCCAGCGGTGCAAGGGTGCCGGAAGCTGTGGCAGACCGTTTGCAAACTATGGCGGAAGGAATCATCGAGTCAGATCAGCGCGACTCGTTTGCTGGAAGTTTGGGTGACTTCTTCACACAAAAGTACTGGCAAACTTTGGCAACACCTGCATACAAAGATATTAGTCGGGATCTTGCGGAACAGTTCCTTGTGTACTATCACAACTACGAGCGTGGCTATACGGCGTACGACTCGTGGTTTGAGGTGGCCGCGAGCGAAACTGATAGCTATGTAGAGCCGGCCGGCAACCAGGATATTGCGTGGAATGGAAAGAAAGGATTCTCCGCCATcctggacattgtttcg GGTAATTATCCAGGTACGACCAATACATCTCTTACTCCAGTGCCGATCAACAGCCTTGTGAAGTACGGCAAGTTCGTATCAAACATCCAGTGGAAAGGCTCATCGGATGGAGATGTAATCGTCAAGGCACAGGACGGCACTACCTACGAAGCTGATAACGTCATCGTTACCGTCTCGTTGGGTGTTCTGAAGGAAAACTCAGCCACAATGTTCTCGCCAGCACTACCTACCGTCAACCAGCAAGCCATCACCGGACTCTACTTTGGCACCGTGAACAAGATCTTCGTCCTCTTCGATGCACCTATTCCGGAGGACTTCCCCAACACCGTACATCTGCTGTGGTACAAGTCGGATCTTACCGCACTGCGCCAATCACCCCACGCCTGGGCCGAAGCCATCTCTACCTTTTTCCGTATAGACAACCAACCGAACGTATTGATGGCCTGGATGAATGGTGCCGAGGGACGACGGGCCGAGTATCTCCTGAACGCTCCAATTAGGGACGGTGTACTGCATCTGCTGAAAATATTCGGCAAAGGTCTCAAATTTGGCAACGTGACGGGTATTTTAAG ATCCAAGTGGTCATCGGATCGTCTTTTCCGTGGTTCGTACTCGAGCCGCTCGATCACGACGGAGAACTTGAATACGGGCGCACGTGCGCTCGGAACACCGGTACGAAATGCAGCCAACGAGCCCGTGCTACTGTTTGCCGGTGAAGCTACGAATCCGGTACACTATTCCACCGTTCATGGTGCGATCGATAGTGGATTCCGTGAGGCTAACCGTTTGATTCGCTACTACAGTTGA
- the LOC5666919 gene encoding spermine oxidase has product MAGRTPSVIIVGAGSAGIAAATRLLDRGFRNLTILEAENRLGGRIHSVRRGGNVLDYGAQWVHGKQNNFIYDMASQYGLIEVEQHKENDVYYKSTGELVPKETSDRVLETLHNLLEEDADGLQSYTGSLGAYYDQVFYDAVRAGKFAGIDQRTCYQLYQFFIKYHNTYNATDTLHEVSGAGLLEFEDNQDEFLINWKNRGFHTLLDLLMRKLPEQSGPPIPVEEYTKFNHVVKTIKWNCPENPHHHRVSVTCTNGATFSATHLILTVSLGVLQDLHTGWFDPPLPEPKQNAIQGLYIGTIDKLFLEFDEPFWPQDGSWHGFGLLWESADLEQLRHDGRQWLRSVCAFFVPDRTERLLVGWIYGHDARTMEALPEGQVIDGLMYLLRKFLPHLPVPAGPRWFSRSRWYSNPHFRGSYSSRSMRSDAMRATAAALAEPLTTERAVPIVQFAGEASHPQFYSTVQGAVGSGWREADRLIALYNNRPGAADSENNGQRTLRGKL; this is encoded by the exons ATGGCCGGACGAACGCCAAGTGTGATAATTGTTGGTGCCGGCAGTGCAGGCATTGCCGCTGCCACACGCCTTCTGGACCGGGGCTTTCGCAATCTAACGATCCTGGAGGCAGAAAATCGACTCGGCGGTCGCATTCACTCGGTACGGCGGGGCGGCAACGTGCTTGACTATGGTGCGCAATG GGTGCACGGTAAGCAGAACAACTTCATCTACGATATGGCCTCCCAGTACGGGCTGATCGAGGTGGAGCAGCACAAGGAGAACGATGTGTACTACAAATCGACCGGCGAGCTGGTGCCGAAGGAAACGTCCGACCGTGTGCTAGAGACGCTGCACAACCTGCTCGAAGAAGATGCCGACGGTTTGCAGTCCTACACGGGTTCGCTCGGAGCGTACTACGATCAAGT GTTTTACGACGCGGTTCGGGCCGGAAAGTTTGCCGGCATCGATCAGCGCACCTGCTATCAGCTGTACCAGTTCTTTATCAAGTACCACAACACGTACAATGCCACCGATACGCTGCACGAGGTGTCCGGTGCCGGCCTGCTCGAGTTCGAAGATAACCAGGACGAGTTTCTTATCAACTGGAAGAATCGTGGCTTCCACACGCTGCTCGATTTGCTCATG CGAAAGCTTCCGGAACAAAGCGGCCCACCTATACCAGTAGAAGAGTACACAAAGTTTAATCATGTCGTGAAGACTATTAAATGGAACTGTCCCGAGaacccacaccaccaccgagtGTCTGTAACGTGTACCAACGGTGCCACGTTCAGTGCTACCCATCTCATACTCACCGTGTCACTCGGTGTGCTGCAGGACCTGCACACCGGCTGGTTCGATCCACCCCTGCCCGAACCGAAACAGAACGCCATCCAAGGTCTGTACATCGGCACGATCGACAAGCTGTTCCTGGAGTTTGATGAGCCATTCTGGCCGCAGGACGGCAGCTGGCACGGCTTCGGGCTGCTCTGGGAATCGGCCGATCTCGAGCAGCTGCGCCACGACGGTCGCCAGTGGTTGCGCAGTGTTTGCGCCTTCTTCGTGCCGGACCGTACCGAGCGGCTGCTGGTGGGCTGGATCTACGGCCACGATGCACGCACGATGGAAGCCCTGCCGGAGGGGCAAGTGATCGATGGATTGATGTACTTGTTGCGTAAGTTTTTGCCCCATCTGCCCGTCCCGGCCGGTCCACGCTGGTTTTCGCGCAGCCGCTGGTACAGCAATCCACACTTTCGCGGTTCGTACAGCAGTCGCTCGATGCGATCGGACGCAATGCGGGCGACGGCAGCCGCGCTGGCCGAACCGCTGACAACGGAGCGGGCTGTGCCGATCGTACAGTTTGCGGGCGAAGCATCCCATCCACAGTTTTACTCGACCGTTCAGGGTGCGGTTGGAAGCGGTTGGCGCGAGGCGGATCGTTTGATCGCGCTTTACAACAACCGACCCGGGGCGGCCGATTCGGAGAACAATGGGCAGCGAACGTTAAGGGGGAAGCTGTAG